From Anaerohalosphaera lusitana, one genomic window encodes:
- a CDS encoding LptF/LptG family permease: MKILDRYVAKNFLIGYFIVAAVLIGLIIVVDLFVNLDEFAEASDAGAATVLSNIFKFYSAQSAIYFRDTAGFITVIAAVFSLGKMTKNNELIAIMASGVSLKRVIAPIILLAIALTGLLVVDQELIIPRLAPTLVRDHDAIAGNESYDVWFMKDSKDSLICTPNYTEADQTMHQPTFILRKETAPGRWQVTGMINAEKAKYDPENSRWELANGRLIKLHGNLEDINFGQRPEPVRYYSSDITPYEIPLRRQESYKQYLSTSQLTALERFGGPNIKDLAELILQKQTRITDPIINFIMLLIALPVLVCRDPKQMKSAILKSFLITTACFITAIACKMIATEVIFNQVKPELWAWLPVMIFLPVAFLQLDSMRT, encoded by the coding sequence ATGAAAATACTCGACAGATACGTCGCTAAAAATTTCCTGATCGGCTACTTCATCGTCGCCGCCGTCCTCATCGGCCTGATCATCGTTGTCGACTTGTTCGTAAACCTCGACGAGTTCGCCGAAGCCTCCGACGCGGGCGCTGCGACCGTACTGTCGAACATCTTCAAGTTCTACTCCGCCCAGTCCGCAATCTACTTCCGCGACACGGCAGGCTTTATAACAGTCATCGCCGCCGTCTTCTCGCTGGGCAAAATGACCAAGAACAACGAGCTGATCGCGATCATGGCCTCGGGCGTGAGCCTCAAGCGCGTGATCGCACCGATCATCCTGCTTGCCATCGCGCTGACCGGCCTGCTCGTCGTCGACCAGGAACTGATCATCCCCCGGCTTGCACCGACACTCGTACGCGACCACGACGCCATCGCGGGCAACGAAAGCTACGACGTCTGGTTCATGAAGGACTCGAAGGACTCGCTGATCTGCACCCCGAACTACACCGAAGCGGACCAAACGATGCACCAGCCCACCTTCATCCTCCGCAAGGAAACCGCGCCGGGCCGGTGGCAGGTCACGGGCATGATAAACGCCGAAAAAGCGAAATACGACCCCGAGAACAGCCGCTGGGAACTCGCCAACGGCCGACTCATCAAGCTGCACGGCAACCTCGAAGACATCAACTTCGGCCAGCGTCCCGAGCCCGTCCGCTACTACTCTTCCGACATCACCCCCTACGAGATCCCGCTGCGCAGGCAGGAAAGCTACAAACAATACCTCAGCACCTCCCAGCTTACCGCACTCGAAAGATTCGGCGGCCCGAACATCAAGGACCTCGCCGAGCTCATCCTGCAGAAACAGACCCGCATCACCGACCCGATCATCAACTTCATCATGCTCCTGATCGCCCTGCCGGTGCTGGTCTGCCGCGACCCCAAACAGATGAAATCCGCGATCCTCAAAAGCTTCCTCATCACCACCGCATGCTTCATCACCGCAATCGCTTGCAAAATGATCGCAACGGAGGTCATCTTCAACCAGGTGAAACCCGAACTATGGGCCTGGCTGCCGGTAATGATCTTCCTCCCCGTCGCATTCCTCCAACTGGACTCCATGCGAACCTGA
- a CDS encoding LptF/LptG family permease: MVFTLHRYIFRELLRVFILAGTALTIMLSLTMMLRPIQEYGVAPEQAVHLFGYFIPITLTFVLPMAAIFAAALIYGRFASDNELDACRASGISMWTLIYPGLILAIAISMASLVLSFHVVPAFVQRAEKSMKDNAKNLLFRNIERKGYCELPDSSYKLYADNAVPQKDLLQGVVVAETTQTGINRLVTAGSAKILIDDSRDRITVVATDYYQIDDFGQEAYTGRLPISSPFPSLMEDDIKFQKVERLKQIRSDMMKFSPVRELALQARGYLAIQLLAEQANAVMNGPTADQFQLENASSIIYFTADKLNPRSDYKVDIEGPIHAYEIDKATRSLVCIYESPAGMLQLRDESLDATMDMLLENPTWDRGEGLTGIADSEAFRDLVLPDSITQKLSRNNLLQQIPQVTTSLESEPTQALKGILYHLDKEIWSTRKAILSEIHSRLVLGIGCIVIVLISIALGIKFRGGHILSAFGASAIPAGALVIFIMSGKELTKTKNEAMPEQTGILVMWAGLVILMIFAFRLYRKLLKT; this comes from the coding sequence CCATCTTTTCGGCTACTTCATACCCATAACGCTAACCTTCGTCCTGCCCATGGCCGCGATCTTCGCAGCCGCTTTGATATACGGACGATTTGCAAGCGACAACGAGCTGGACGCCTGCCGGGCAAGCGGCATCAGCATGTGGACCCTCATATATCCGGGCCTGATCCTCGCGATCGCGATATCCATGGCCTCGCTCGTGCTCAGCTTTCACGTGGTCCCCGCATTCGTCCAGCGGGCGGAAAAGTCGATGAAGGACAACGCCAAGAACCTGCTCTTCCGAAACATAGAACGCAAAGGCTACTGCGAACTTCCGGATTCGAGCTACAAGCTTTACGCCGACAACGCCGTCCCTCAAAAGGACCTCCTTCAGGGCGTGGTCGTCGCTGAAACTACACAGACCGGCATTAACCGCCTTGTAACCGCAGGCAGCGCGAAGATACTCATCGACGACAGCCGCGACCGCATCACCGTGGTTGCGACCGACTATTACCAGATCGACGACTTCGGCCAGGAAGCCTACACCGGCCGACTGCCCATCTCGAGCCCGTTCCCATCGCTCATGGAAGACGATATCAAGTTCCAGAAAGTCGAACGACTAAAGCAGATCCGTTCCGACATGATGAAATTCTCGCCGGTCCGCGAACTGGCGCTGCAGGCACGCGGCTATCTCGCCATTCAGTTGCTCGCCGAACAGGCCAACGCGGTAATGAACGGCCCCACCGCCGACCAGTTCCAGCTCGAAAACGCAAGCAGCATCATCTACTTCACCGCCGATAAACTCAACCCGCGAAGCGACTACAAGGTCGACATCGAGGGCCCCATCCACGCTTACGAGATCGACAAGGCAACCCGCAGCCTCGTTTGCATATACGAAAGCCCCGCAGGCATGCTCCAGCTTCGCGACGAATCCCTCGATGCGACCATGGACATGCTGCTGGAAAATCCGACCTGGGACCGCGGCGAAGGTCTCACAGGCATCGCCGACAGCGAAGCGTTCCGCGACCTCGTCCTGCCGGACTCCATCACACAAAAGCTCAGCCGCAACAACTTGCTCCAGCAGATACCGCAGGTCACCACCTCGCTAGAATCCGAACCAACGCAGGCCCTCAAGGGCATTCTGTATCACCTCGACAAAGAAATATGGTCCACACGCAAGGCCATCCTCTCCGAAATACATTCCCGGCTCGTGCTCGGCATCGGCTGCATCGTCATTGTACTCATCAGCATCGCGCTGGGCATAAAGTTCCGCGGCGGCCACATCCTCAGCGCCTTCGGTGCCTCCGCCATACCCGCCGGCGCACTGGTGATCTTCATCATGTCCGGCAAGGAACTGACCAAAACCAAGAACGAAGCCATGCCCGAACAGACCGGCATCCTGGTCATGTGGGCGGGACTCGTAATACTCATGATATTCGCTTTCCGACTCTATCGAAAGCTTCTGAAAACCTGA